In Streptococcus gallolyticus subsp. gallolyticus DSM 16831, the sequence ACGTATCAAAAAACACGTTGCGCGTACTGAACGTGCAGGTGTTATGGGAGCTCTTGGTGGCTTTGGTGGTATGTTCGATCTTACAAAAACTGGTGTGAAAGAACCTGTTTTGATTTCAGGAACTGATGGTGTGGGAACAAAACTCATGCTTGCCATTAAATATGATAAACACGATACAATCGGTCAAGACTGTGTTGCCATGTGTGTTAATGACATCATTGCAGCTGGTGCGGAACCACTTTACTTCCTAGATTACATTGCAACTGGTAAAAATGAACCTGCAAAACTTGAACAAGTCGTTGCAGGTGTTGCTGAAGGTTGTGTTCAATCTGGCGCAGCTCTTATCGGTGGTGAAACTGCTGAAATGCCTGGTATGTATGGTGAAGATGATTATGATTTGGCTGGTTTTGCAGTAGGTGTTGCTGAAAAATCACAAATCATTGATGGTTCAAAAGTTTCTGATGGTGATGTTCTTCTTGGACTTGCTTCAAGTGGGATTCACTCAAATGGTTATTCACTTGTCCGTCGTGTCTTTGCTGATTACACAGGTGAAGAAGTGCTTCCTGAACTTGAAGGCAAAAAATTAAAAGAAGTTCTTCTTGAACCAACACGTATCTACGTTAAAGCGGCGCTTCCACTTATCAAAGAAGAATTGGTTAACGGTATTGCTCACATTACTGGTGGTGGTTTCATTGAAAATGTCCCACGTATGTTTGCGGATGATTTAGCTGCTGAAATCGAAGAAGATAAAGTTCCTGTTCTTCCAATTTTTAAAGCTCTTGAAAAATACGGTAACATCAAACACGAAGAAATGTTTGAAATCTTCAACATGGGTATTGGTTTGATGTTGGCAGTTAGCCCTGATAAGGTTGAGCGCGTGAAAGAATTGCTTGACGAACCAGTTTACGAACTTGGTCGTATTGTTAAAAAAACTGATGCAAGTGTGGTGATTAAATAATGAAAAAAATCGCAGTTTTTGCGAGTGGTAATGGGTCAAATTTTCAAGTCATTGCGGAGCAATTTCCAGTTGAATTTGTCTTTTCAGATCACCGAGATGCATATGTCTTAGAACGTGCGGAAAAACTCGGTGTGACAACTCATGCTTTTGAACTTAAAGAGTTTGACAATAAAGCAGCTTACGAAGAGGCTATTGTTGCTTTGCTTGAAAAATATGATATTGATTTGGTTTGCCTAGCTGGTTATATGAAGATTGTTGGTCCGACTTTGCTAGCGGCTTACGAAGGTCGTATCATCAATATTCACCCAGCTTATCTGCCAGAATTTCCAGGTGCTCATGGTATTGATGATGCTTGGGAAGCAGGTGTTGACCAGTCTGGTGTTACCATTCACTGGGTTGACAATGGCGTTGACACGGGAAAAGTGATTAAACAAGTCCGTGTGCCTCGTCTGGCTGATGATACCATTGACAGTTTTGAAGCTCGTATTCATGAAAATGAGTATAAACTCTACCCAGAAGTTTTAGAGAGCTTAGGAGTTGAGAAAAAGTAGTCAGCGCATTTGATAGCATAGCTATTGGCATGCTAGCTTATTAGGAGATTATGATGATGAAAAAGATTTTGGTGTTTGTATTAACTTTTATTGTCGTTGCCTTTATAGTAAATGTACTATTTGGCAATCTTGAAAATCCATGGCGTCTTAGTTTAGCTTATGTTATCGGGCTTATTGCTGGCATTATGATTGACTGGTTTATTTTTTATAGAAAGTAGGACTGAAATGACAAAACGTGCACTAATTAGTGTTTCTGATAAAGCGGGCATTGTTGAATTTGCTCAAGAATTG encodes:
- the purM gene encoding phosphoribosylformylglycinamidine cyclo-ligase; this translates as MTKNAYAQSGVDVEAGYEVVARIKKHVARTERAGVMGALGGFGGMFDLTKTGVKEPVLISGTDGVGTKLMLAIKYDKHDTIGQDCVAMCVNDIIAAGAEPLYFLDYIATGKNEPAKLEQVVAGVAEGCVQSGAALIGGETAEMPGMYGEDDYDLAGFAVGVAEKSQIIDGSKVSDGDVLLGLASSGIHSNGYSLVRRVFADYTGEEVLPELEGKKLKEVLLEPTRIYVKAALPLIKEELVNGIAHITGGGFIENVPRMFADDLAAEIEEDKVPVLPIFKALEKYGNIKHEEMFEIFNMGIGLMLAVSPDKVERVKELLDEPVYELGRIVKKTDASVVIK
- the purN gene encoding phosphoribosylglycinamide formyltransferase, with the translated sequence MKKIAVFASGNGSNFQVIAEQFPVEFVFSDHRDAYVLERAEKLGVTTHAFELKEFDNKAAYEEAIVALLEKYDIDLVCLAGYMKIVGPTLLAAYEGRIINIHPAYLPEFPGAHGIDDAWEAGVDQSGVTIHWVDNGVDTGKVIKQVRVPRLADDTIDSFEARIHENEYKLYPEVLESLGVEKK